The following proteins come from a genomic window of Miscanthus floridulus cultivar M001 chromosome 2, ASM1932011v1, whole genome shotgun sequence:
- the LOC136536218 gene encoding uncharacterized protein, producing MAVPNYTYLKLKILTPGGVITVGTSFQHVYECEVECCGHATAIIAFGELAAIKKEVTEEAPDTKKLTRSFEPTEGSKEVLIDPGSPNDKVVHIGTMLSSK from the coding sequence atggccgtccccaactatacatacctcaagctaaaaatacTAACCCCtggcggggtcatcaccgtcggcacctccttccagcatgtctatgagtgcgaggtcgagtgttgtgGTCACGCTACAGCAATCATTGCCTTCGGAGAGCTCGccgccatcaagaaggaggtcaccgaagaagcgcccgacaccAAGAAGTTGACTAGGTCCTTTGAGCCTACGGAGGGCtctaaagaggtcctcatagatcctggcAGCCCCAACGACAAggtggtgcacattggcaccatgctttcctctaaatag